GTTCACGGTGATCCTCAGGCAGTGGGAGGTCCTTGATGGTCATGGGCAGGCCCGCGACCATCAAGTTGACGCGGTCCGCGGCGGCGGCGATGCGCTGGTTGACACTTCCGAGCGCGTCGCGGAACTGCAGGCCGACCTCTGTGGGCGGATGCACGCCGGCGCCGACCTCGTTGGACACGATGATGAGCGAGAAGCGCCGCTCGGCGAGGAAGTTCGCCAGCGCGTCGGCCGCGGCCAGGATGCTCTTCTCTTCGTCGCCCCGCAGGAGGAGGTTGGCGACCCAGAGCGTCACGCAGTCGAGGACCACCACGTCCACCCTGCCCGCGAGGCTTTCGCAGGCCGCCACCACGTCGTACGGCTCCTCGAGCGTGGCCCAGCCCGGGGGTCGCTCGGCGCGGTGGCGCGCGATCCGCGCTTCCATGTCGCCGTCGAGAGCCTGGGCCGTGGCGAGGAAGGCGCCGCACGAGCCCCGGGGCATCGCGGCGGCCAGCCGCAGGGCCTCGCGGCTCTTGCCGCTGCGGACACCTCCCAGGACGAGATCGGAGCGATGGACGACGCTCACCCGGGTCCTCCCGCGAAGACCGGTTGGAGTGGTAATGCCCGGGCAGGTCTCCTGGCTCTCGGATCGTCCTACTCCCCACGCCTTCCCGGCCCCGAACCGCTCGGGCCAGTGGCACTGCCGTGGGTTTCGTCCCCGATTACAGTGACGGGGTCGCGGCGGATTCGCACCGCCTTCCCTGGGGCCCGCACCCGGCGGGCCGCCCGGACATCGTTGACGCCGAGACCGTAGCAGACCCGATGCGACAGGTCAACCGGCTGGCGGCGCCCCAGGCCGGGCGAGAGCGGTCAGTAGCGCTGGAGGCGGTCGATCTGGCGGCGCTCCCGCTTCGTCGGGCGGCCGGACCCGGGCGGCCGCATCGCCGGCGGGGGAACGCGCGCCTCGCGCTGCGGCGGCGGCGGGGTCAGGTCCTCGTAGAGGAGCTTCGCCTGTGCGCCCGGCCCCCGGCGGTCCGACAGCGCCGCCACGCGTACGATCTTCTTCGCCCGCGTCAGCGTGATCCGCAAGAGATCTCCGGGGCGCACGGCGCGCGAAGGCTTCGCCGCCTGGTCGTTGATGTCCACCTTGCCGCCGTCGCACGCCGCGGTCGCCAGCGTCCTGCTCTTGAAGAAGCGCGCAGCCCAGAGCCATTTGTCGAGCCGCAGATCGGGCATGACGCGCTTACCGTAGCACAGGCGCTGGGCTATACTCGCGGGGCCGACGCAATCAAGCAGCCTCGAGTTGGAGGCGGCGCCTGGCCGTGAGAGACTCACGAAGATGAGGGAGACGATGCGGAAAGGCTCGATCCTGGCCGTGCTCCTGCTGGCGGCGGCTTCCGCCGTCTCGGCGCAGGGGTCCCAGGTCGTCGTCGAGGACTGGTCCAAGACGCCGGTCGGGCAAAAGGGTGTGCCCAACGGCTGGCGCACCCAGAGCTGGGGCAGCCCCAAGTACGAGTTCGAGGTTGTGAGCGAGAGCCCCACCCGGGTCCTCCACCTCGTCAGCAACGGCGACAGCTCGACCATCAACAAGGACATCAAGATCGACTGCAAGGACTACCCGGTCCTCCAGTGGCGCTGGAAGGTGGTGGAGCTGCCCAAGGGCGGCGACGCCCGCAAGAAGGCGACGGACGACCAGGCGCTCCAGATCTACGTCACATTCCCGCGCTTCCCGAACGCCGTGCGCTCGCGCGTGATCGGCTACATCTGGGACACGACCGCGCCGGCCGGGACGATCGTCAAGAGCCAGAAGACGGGGCTCGTGACCTACGTCGTCATGCGCTCCGGCGACGCCGACATCGGC
The sequence above is drawn from the Candidatus Methylomirabilota bacterium genome and encodes:
- the cobU gene encoding bifunctional adenosylcobinamide kinase/adenosylcobinamide-phosphate guanylyltransferase; its protein translation is MSVVHRSDLVLGGVRSGKSREALRLAAAMPRGSCGAFLATAQALDGDMEARIARHRAERPPGWATLEEPYDVVAACESLAGRVDVVVLDCVTLWVANLLLRGDEEKSILAAADALANFLAERRFSLIIVSNEVGAGVHPPTEVGLQFRDALGSVNQRIAAAADRVNLMVAGLPMTIKDLPLPEDHRERPPEAP
- a CDS encoding RNA-binding S4 domain-containing protein gives rise to the protein MPDLRLDKWLWAARFFKSRTLATAACDGGKVDINDQAAKPSRAVRPGDLLRITLTRAKKIVRVAALSDRRGPGAQAKLLYEDLTPPPPQREARVPPPAMRPPGSGRPTKRERRQIDRLQRY
- a CDS encoding DUF3047 domain-containing protein, with product MRKGSILAVLLLAAASAVSAQGSQVVVEDWSKTPVGQKGVPNGWRTQSWGSPKYEFEVVSESPTRVLHLVSNGDSSTINKDIKIDCKDYPVLQWRWKVVELPKGGDARKKATDDQALQIYVTFPRFPNAVRSRVIGYIWDTTAPAGTIVKSQKTGLVTYVVMRSGDADIGKWVTETRNVCEDYKKIYGEEPEEKVEALSIGIDSDDTRSRAEGYVGEILFRKP